A DNA window from Phoenix dactylifera cultivar Barhee BC4 chromosome 13, palm_55x_up_171113_PBpolish2nd_filt_p, whole genome shotgun sequence contains the following coding sequences:
- the LOC103714691 gene encoding protein JINGUBANG: MQSVAKRIANNFAQKELQAMADSEPTISTPLLAKSASGGDSEGSQTSNQSPPKELQCCAPDALTSGSRHRSLAVLSGHIGSVSCLALCGEFVLSASRGKDIIAWQQPDLRRFAKFGHGDGSVKALVTVGNRVFSAHQDSRIRVWKVSRSSENVFRLAATLPTTKDYFCKFMRQSNYVQTRRNHRKLWIEHADSISCLAVYGGVIYSGSWDKTLKVWRVADLRCMESIRAHDDAINGLVAHKGLVYSASADGKIKVWEKARSMHCLKGVMEGHRDVSWNAVIVCDDGRLVYGGGSDGRVMGWERDVGREGWRLVCDVRAHEMAVLCLCSMGEFVCSGSADKSIGVWGREGGGGLWRVGVIRGHEGPVKCLQASCYSVGEGFMLYSGGLDKSLRVWWVPRIRQGLE; encoded by the coding sequence ATGCAATCCGTAGCTAAAAGAATTGCAAACAATTTTGCTCAAAAAGAACTACAAGCAATGGCCGATTCAGAGCCCACCATATCAACTCCACTGCTCGCAAAATCTGCGAGCGGTGGGGACTCCGAAGGCAGCCAGACATCAAACCAATCGCCACCAAAAGAGCTTCAATGCTGCGCTCCGGACGCGCTTACCAGCGGCTCGCGGCACAGGTCATTAGCTGTTCTTTCGGGCCATATTGGTTCCGTCTCCTGCCTGGCCCTCTGTGGCGAGTTTGTGCTCAGCGCCTCCCGCGGCAAGGACATCATCGCATGGCAGCAGCCCGACCTCCGCCGGTTCGCGAAGTTCGGCCATGGAGACGGCTCGGTCAAGGCCCTCGTAACGGTCGGGAACCGAGTCTTCTCCGCTCATCAGGACAGCAGGATCAGAGTGTGGAAGGTGTCTCGGAGCTCGGAGAACGTGTTTCGGCTCGCAGCCACCCTGCCGACGACGAAGGACTACTTCTGCAAGTTCATGAGGCAGAGCAACTATGTTCAAACCCGGCGGAACCATCGGAAGCTATGGATCGAGCATGCTGATAGCATCTCATGTCTCGCAGTCTACGGCGGTGTCATCTACTCAGGGTCATGGGATAAGACCTTGAAGGTGTGGAGGGTGGCGGACCTCAGGTGCATGGAGTCGATAAGAGCGCATGACGATGCCATCAATGGCCTTGTCGCGCACAAGGGTCTTGTTTATTCGGCGTCGGCCGACGGAAAGATCAAGGTTTGGGAGAAGGCGAGGAGCATGCATTGCTTGAAGGGAGTCATGGAGGGCCACAGGGACGTGTCGTGGAATGCGGTGATCGTCTGCGACGATGGGAGATTGGTATATGGCGGAGGGTCCGACGGGCGGGTGATGGGATGGGAAAGAGACGTTGGGAGGGAAGGTTGGAGGTTGGTTTGCGATGTGAGGGCGCATGAGATGGCTGTGCTGTGCTTGTGCTCCATGGGGGAGTTTGTGTGCAGTGGTTCAGCTGATAAGAGTATTGGGGTGTGGGGAAGGGAGGGTGGGGGTGGGCTTTGGAGGGTGGGGGTTATAAGAGGTCATGAAGGGCCAGTGAAGTGCTTGCAGGCCTCTTGCTATAGTGTGGGAGAGGGGTTCATGCTCTATAGTGGGGGGCTTGATAAGAGCTTGAGGGTTTGGTGGGTGCCAAGGATAAGGCAAGGCCTAGAGTAA